GCTCACCTGCGCAAGGAGATTTTGGTGGCGGAGGATCGCCCCTTCCTGGTGCTGGCTCGACGCCTAGCGGCCACCGCGACGGTGGAGAGCCTCGATCGGGCGATCGCCGTGGCGCGGCAAGTGCAGCTAGGGCGGCCCCTGCGCATCGAGGCCCAGACGCTGATCGCCCAGTGGAACCAGCAGATTCAAGTCATCGAGGATCAGCCGGTCCTCGATCAGGCGCGATCGCTGGCTCGTCAAGGAGACCTGAACGGCGCGATCGCCACCGCCGAAAAGATCCAGTCTGGTCGAGCCCTCTACGGCGAAGCCCAGGGCGACATTGACGCTTGGGTCTACGAGATCCGTCTGGCAGAAGATCGCGCGATCTTCCGCGAGGCCCAAGCCCTGGCCAATCAGGGACGCCTCAGCGACGCCATCGTCGTGGCCTCGGACATTGGCCCTGGCCGTCCCCTCTACGGCGAGGCCCAGGCGTCGATCGGCCAGTGGGCGGCAGAGCGCGATGCTATCTTGCGAGAGCGCGCTCGCCCCGTCGAGCCAGCGCCCGCTCCGGCACCGGAGGAGCCGACCTACTTTGAGGAGCCGCCACCCCCCAGTCAAGACGTGCCGCCGCCGCCGCCGCCTCCCTAGCCAGAAATCTCTAGAAAAGCAGGACAGCCTGTGCACCTTTGGCCTGACGCCAACCGCTAGCATAGATTAAGGGTTTTTGCTCTAAGCAAGCTTTGGGCCTAGGACTCTCATCGTAATGATGCTCAGATGGTGTGAGAGGAGAGGTAGGGGTGGGCCTATTACTCGTTGACCATGACCTAATCTTTCGGCTAGGCATACGAACCTGGCTGGCTCAGTTTGAGGAGCTAGCGGTTGTTGCCGAGGCGGAGACGGGGGCGATCGCCCTGGAGATTTTGCAGGAGCGATCGCCGGACGGCACGATTACCGCTGTGATGCTGGGCGTCGGAGCGACGGAAACGGCGATCGCCGAGGCGCTGCAGCTCTCTCAGCAGATCAAGCAGACCTATTTCCAGCTGCCGGTGGTGTGGGTGGGGGTTCCCCAGACTCCGGCGGTGCTGGCGGCGGCCCAGGCGGTGGGCGTGAGCGGCTACTGTCCTCGCACCGCCGACGCTGCCCAGATTTTGGCCACGCTCCGGCGAATCCAGGCCGGAAAAACGGCCTGGCTGCTGGAGCCGGGGGGCAGTCTGGTTCCGGCGGCGGCTCTGTCGTCGAGGCACCTGCTCTCTTGGCAGCAGCGCCTGCGGGCCTCGGGCCTGCGCCAGATGGATACGCAGATGACCCAGCTAGCCAGCCAGCTGCAAAATGCCCGGCTCTCGCCCCTGACGCGGGCGGTGCTGGCGGGGCGCTACCGGGAGGTCCGCGCGGCCCGCTGGCTGGTGAGCCATTTGCTGCCGACCCCCTCGGCGGCTTTGGCACCTCGGGCTGGAAAATCTGGCGCTAAAGGCGATCGCCTGTCCGCGGCGTCTATGCCATTGCCCAAGGCGGAGCCCCGGGGCGAAATTCAGTCCCTGCGGGCCATGCTGCTGGATGTGACCTACCTCAAGATCCAGGGCGGTCTACAAAACCAAACGGAGACTCCCCTCGAAATTGATATCTTGCAGGCGGCCAAGCGGCAGGAGCTGCTGTACCTGATCCTGCGGCGGCTAGACGGCCTGCTCGATGAGCTGCGGCTGTCCGATGTGCAGCCGGACCAGCTCCCAGAGAAGCGATCGCAAATCCTGCGTGACCTGTGGCAGTCCGGCATTACCGACTTTTTTGGCAAATACTATACGCTCCAGCTGCCCGGCCTGGGCATGGTTGACGTCGTGCCGGTGCTGCTCCAGGACTGGGACATTGTGGAGGCGGCCATCCTCGATCGCATTCCCTTTGTGGCGGAGTGTCTGTCGCATCTGCTGTTTCAGACGCCCTTGCCGGTGAATGGAAACCTGGTGGCGGCTGGCACCCCCGCCGCCATGGAGCGCGTCGAAATCTTGCTGCAAAACTGGGTGATCCAGGTGGCGAATGCTGTCATGCAGCCTTTGCTCAATCACTTTGCCGACGTGGAAGAAATCAAGGAAACCCTCTACGATCGCCGCCTGATGTCCACGCGGGAAATCGAGCGTTTTCGCAATGACCTGTCCTGGCGATACCGCACCGAGCGAAATTTCCGTGAACCCCAGGCCATTTTTGAGAGCCGCTATCGTCTGTACAGCTTCAGCGGCTACGGCATCAAGCTCACGACGATCTATGCGCCCCGCAGTCAGGAGCTGTCGCAGCTGCGCGGCCTGCGGCTGGCGGTGACGATCGCCCTGGAGGCGCGGGACGCGATCGCCCCTCGACTGCGGGCAACAGTGGCGTTTTTGGGTAGTGGGGTGGTGTACCTGCTAACCCAGGTGGTGGGTCGCGGCATCGGGCTGGTGGGTCGCGGCATTCTCCAGGGCCTGGGCAGTGCTTGGCAAGATGGGCGCTACCAGGGGGGCGATCGCCCCAAGTA
This genomic stretch from Geitlerinema sp. PCC 7407 harbors:
- a CDS encoding DUF3685 domain-containing protein, giving the protein MGLLLVDHDLIFRLGIRTWLAQFEELAVVAEAETGAIALEILQERSPDGTITAVMLGVGATETAIAEALQLSQQIKQTYFQLPVVWVGVPQTPAVLAAAQAVGVSGYCPRTADAAQILATLRRIQAGKTAWLLEPGGSLVPAAALSSRHLLSWQQRLRASGLRQMDTQMTQLASQLQNARLSPLTRAVLAGRYREVRAARWLVSHLLPTPSAALAPRAGKSGAKGDRLSAASMPLPKAEPRGEIQSLRAMLLDVTYLKIQGGLQNQTETPLEIDILQAAKRQELLYLILRRLDGLLDELRLSDVQPDQLPEKRSQILRDLWQSGITDFFGKYYTLQLPGLGMVDVVPVLLQDWDIVEAAILDRIPFVAECLSHLLFQTPLPVNGNLVAAGTPAAMERVEILLQNWVIQVANAVMQPLLNHFADVEEIKETLYDRRLMSTREIERFRNDLSWRYRTERNFREPQAIFESRYRLYSFSGYGIKLTTIYAPRSQELSQLRGLRLAVTIALEARDAIAPRLRATVAFLGSGVVYLLTQVVGRGIGLVGRGILQGLGSAWQDGRYQGGDRPK